The genomic DNA gactgaaattttttcccattcctccttgcaaaacagctcgagctcagtgaggttggatggagagcatttgtgaacagcagttttcagttctttccacagattctcgattggattcaggtctggactttgacttggccattctaacacctggatatgtttatttttgaaccattccattgtagattttgctttctgttttggatcattgtcttgttggaagacaaatctctgtcccagtctcaggtcttttgcagactccatcaggttttcttccagaatggtcctgtatttggctccatccatcttctcatcaattttaaccatcttccctgtccctgctgaagaaaagcaggcccaaaccatgatgctgccaccaccatgtttgacagtggggatggtgtgttcagctgtgttgattttacgccaaacataactttttgcattgttgccaaaaagttcaattttggtttcatctgaccagaacaccttcttccacatgtttggtgtgtctcccaggtggcttgtggcaaactttaaactacactttttatggatatctttaagaaatggctttcttcttgccactcttccataaaggccagatttgtgcaatatacgactgattgttgtcctatggacagagtctcccacctcagctgtagatctctgcagttcatccagagtgatcatgggcctcttggctgcatctctgatcagtcttttccttgtatgagctgaaagtttagagggacggccaggtcttggtagatttgcagtggtctgatactccttccatttcaatattatcgcttgcacagtgctccttgggatgtttaaagcttgggaaatctttttgtatccaaatccggctttaaacttcttcacaacagtatctcggacctgcctggtgtgttccttgttcttcatgatgctctctgcgcttttaacggacctctgagactatcacagtgcaggtgcatttatacggagacttgattacacacaggtggattgtatttatcatcattagtcatttaggtcaacattggatcattcagagatcctcactgaacttctggagagagtttgctgcactgaaagtaaaggggctgaataattttgcacgcccaatttttcagtttttgatttgttaaaaaagtttgaaatatccaataaatgtcgttccacttcatgattgtgtcccacttgttgttgattcttcacaaaaaaatacagttttatatctttatgtttgaagcctgaaatgtggcaaaaggtcgcaaagttcaagggggccaaatactttcgcaaggcactgtacatattacctaactgcattgttggttaagggcttgtaagtaagcatttcactgtaaggtgaacctgttgtatttggcacatttttttaatttaattgttgtcatacagtgccttcagaaagtattcacacccttttactttttccatgttttccacattgtgttacaaagtgggattaaaatgtatttaatagtcaacgatctacacaaaatattctgtaatgtcaaagtgaaagaaaaattaaaacttatttttaattaattaaaaataacACTAATAGattttgattagataagtattcaaccccctgagtcaatacatgttagaatcacctttggcagcgattactttCTGGGTCTTTCTGAGtcttgtacaatatttgcccttattcttttttaaattcttcaagctctgtgaagttggttgttgatcattactagacagccatagattttcaaactgatttaagtcaaaactgtaactaggccactcaggaaattcaatgtcatcttggtaagtaactccactGTATATTTGGCTTTGCATATtaggactttgcctgtgcttGAATCTATTCCATTTCTTCATCCCAAAAAACtcccctagtccttgccgatgacaaacatacccataacatgatgcaaccaccaccatgtttgaaaatatgaagattGGTACGCAGTGATGtgctgtgttggattttccccaaacacaatgctttatattcaggacaaaaagttaatttctttgacaatttttattgCAGtattgccttattgcaaacaggatccaTGCTTTTGAATATTTTAATTCTGTACAaacttccttattttcactctgtcatttaggttagtattgtggagtaactacaattgtggagtaactacaatcctcagttttctcctaccacAGCCATTTAACTCTGTCACtggtttaaaatcaccattgaggtgcctcctgagtggcacagtggtctaaggcactgcatcgtggtgcttgaggcgtcactacagaccccaggctgtgtcacaactggcgtgaccgggagtcccatagtgctgcacacaattggcccagcgtcgtccgggttaggggagggtttggccgggggggctttacttggctcaccgcgctctagcgactccttgtggtgggccaggtgcctgcaggctgacttcagttgtcagttgaacagtgtttcctccgacacattggtgcggctgcctTCCGGCTTAAgcaggcgggtgttaagaagcgcagtTTGGGGGGTCATGTTTCAcatgactcaaccttcgcctctcccgagcccgtttgcagcgatgaaacaagatcataattggatatcacaaaattggggagaaaagggtggTAAAATACAAttgataaaaacatttaaatcaccattggcctcatggtgaaatccctgagcagtttcctttaTCTCCATCAACTGAATttggaaggatgcctgtatctttgtagtgactgggtgtattgacacaccatcccaagtgtaattattaactttaccatgctcaaagaaATATTCAATGTCCGTTGTTTgggattggaaaacctccctggtctttgttgttgaatctgacatttcaacttttcattaatttgtaaaaatgtctaaaaacatttaactttgacattatggggtattgtgtgtagatgacatTACAAGATAcactgggttgttctgaacagaatgagcctgtctattgtgaagaaaattGGCCATGGAACACGcatctgaatgcactcatgaATCCATTCCATGCGCATCAAAATGATCTGCTTCtttgaattgccttgtgaaatCATAACACTAAGATTggattttataacttagctagtcatgtaGGCAATataacaagctttcaaatgattcCCACCTGACTCAGATTGCAATTTATAATGGACTGTTTTTAGAATGTGTAAACCACAAGTTATTGTGTGATGGCtgggatgcagggctgtgttccaaacaaaacaaatgcgcttgctctagttcctcaattGCATCGCTAAGAGATTTTAAAAAAGCACCTTATGGTTGAAGATTATtatttgagtcataaaagtgcattgaaattacttaggaactgtGAACATTTTGGAGATGTGTTGCCACAGTCACGGACCAGTTAGACCCTCACTCTAAACCTTGTcatatgttgcacctaccccacattgTAAATTAATATtcttatgttactgaatgtatccaaaGTATTTTAAGATTTCATTATGAACAAATAGAGTGAAAAGCACAGAAAATGTCAAATGCTCATTAAATGAACAGTGCAATGTTTGAATTCAGTTGTGTCAGGTGAACTATTGTGTCCTCACCTTAAATCTAATAATTGACTCATAATCTCCAAACTCTTCTATTTTAATTGCCACCCTGGTTATgctttcatatttcttctgtaagaaacatttcaatttagctctatccatataggccaattcccacgagtTTAAGTCTAAAGCTGTCAGAAGTATTCATCTACCATAGTAACTCATATATGCTACAGTATCAGAATGCAAATTATATTCAAGTCCTCTAAGTATGTATAGTACTAGTCAATTTGAATACCTTTTAACCAATGTAGGTAGACCCTATTGTCACTGACTAGACTAATAAAGAAACAGGAGTCACAGTCAAAGTAAATTGACTATTTCATGAACACACATTTTACAGGGGCCAAAATCATGGTAAACATGTAATGTTGATAAACATGAATGAAAAATAATAATGTCATCACAAACATTATAACTTGGATGAATAATACAAATTATTTCAATTTTTTATCTGTGAGTGAGTGGCAACACCAATAGAAACGTATCTACAGCATTCAGTGATTCTTCAAATTCCTGCACTCTCATCAGGGCCCCATTACCATCCAGAACCAGTGATTTCTACATAGAATCACAAAGCAATACAACTTCTTGGTTTCCATGTGCATTTAGGGGAACACACACAGCACCTGAAGACATGAACCTGAACGTGAATCCTGAACCCCGCTCAAGTGCTCACTAACAAGAGGACAGGATGCTCTTTGAAGTGTCTATCCACTCTAGGATATGGTCTTCAGTGTCCAGTGCTTTATTTAACACAATCagaccctgtctgtgtgtgtatgtgtctgtctcaTGACAGAACTCCTGACTGGGACTCTTTCTGTTGAAGTTTAAGTATCAGTTCAAGCAGGTTAATCTGCATCGTCAGCTCCTGCAATGACAAGAATGGAACATGAAATCTCCCGAGGCATTACAGACCTACTACTCCACTGGACATGCAACTTTTGCCAGGTGTGAGCTGCTAGTGACGCACGCCGATTGCTGTCAATGAAGCCTGCTACACTGGCTGCGTGAGCAGTGCAGTCCCGCAAAACCAAGAATGCGTTAAGCTGCGCACGCCCAAAATAATTTGTATATCTCGGTGTGcattatgaaggaagttagaggtagttttgcgagtcaatgctaactagcattagcgcaataactggaagtctacaggtacaGTAGGAGGTATAAAACGGTTTCATTGCCGCAGTATTCCTTTAAAGTGGCTGGCACTCTGCTTGCACTGACTGCCTCCAGGATATGCTTCCAGTGAAGCAGCTAAAACCCCACAATTTGTCTACACCTGCAGCATACAGGTATGTTACAATGGTGGAACGAGAGAGCCTCTACCACCATCTACTGGAAATGTTTCTGCACTGCAATCGGTGTTTCACCCCCTGACCCCAATGGAAGTGTACTTAGCTTTCAACACTTCAAACGGCAGAACAAATCATTTCTCTAGAATTCAAGGCAATACATTTacctaaataaataaacattagaATGGAGACAAACTAAAATCTACCATATTATTTGATAGAACAGACATCTGGTTATGAGCTTATGTAGAAGCACACAATGACATTGAACCATTATGTTTCATGCATCTGCCATATGCACAAGAATGTACATTTACAAAGTGTTGATTCACCTGGGGATTGGTGGTTATGTAAAACCCTGGGACTCCAGCCATCTCCAAGGTGTTTTGCTGGTCTATCACCTTTTGGTCCATCTCCACCACAATCTTCTCATCCATCATCCTTTGCTCCTCTCTCACTCGAATCTCCAGAGCCTGATAGAGACAATCATAATGTCCTCTGACATGATCAACATAATTTAACTCTGTGGCTGTGATATAGGATGATGGATGTTTCGATAACATGTGGAAAACTAATATAACAgcatatcaacaacaacaaaaagactaATAAAATGGCATGTTGCTCTGTCAATTCCATACCTCAGTTTCTCCTTGTTGATTGGTTTTCATAACTGCAAGGTTGTGGGACTTGCAAACCTGTAGGGCTTCTTTATGCTTACGAACCAAATCCTGCTTGAGTGCTGGGCATGAGGAAGAGAATAGAGACATTGTAAGGTCAAAGGACCTCCGATCCCTAGTATAATGGGCACACCAacatataaaaaaataacaatttgaGTGTAAGACAGAGAACATGTGAAACCTAGAGAGACACACCTCGATGCTCACAGTGTAGCTTTTGTCTCTGGTTGTACAGATTCCTCTCAGTCAGGTGCTGGATGTCCAGGAGTCCCTGTACTATATCATACACTGTTCCATCTATGAGTGCCTGAGCCAGGTCACTCAGTGTGGTGTAGGACAGGCGCTGCTGAAAGGAGCTGGACATGGGGGAGAAATAGTTAAACAGATTTGTTTCTGGAGGTCAAGTCTAGTTTCTGTaacacctggggtgtattcactaggaatcaaacagactgaaacagggatgGGACTACCTGAAATTCTGACATGCCTCTGACATCCAACAACTGTAGATATCTTATATGCACTCATGGTTCCTAGTTATGTGGAGAACCTCAATTGCTTTAACTTGATTCCTCGCATCCTCACCTTCTCAAATAATCAATTGGAAGGGACCATTCGATGGGGTTTTAGATAGACGCGAGGAAAGAAGATGCGAGGAATAAGGTGAATGCAATTTAAATTCTCCCATAGTGCTAGGTTGGGCTGGTTACCTGGGCAAATCTTTGACAAGGGTTTGTAGTTCTGAAAGTAAGTAGTAATGTCTCTCTTGTTGTTTTGTAGAATCATTCTGCTCTTCGTATACCGCAGGATAACTCTCCATTTTCTAAAGTGAAGTCAAAGAACCATATCAATCACCAAAATCCATAATATTTACACCAGAAGGTCGATGTTTTTAGCTATCCCCGAGCTAGCTTTCGAGAAAAATCAAGGGAGCCCAAAGGATTTCCGAGTCATGAATAAGTCAGCAATCCAtcatgctagctagttagcatcacTCTGAGCCAAAGCACAGATTATTATCATACCCTTTACCGTAAAAGCGTAGATGAACCACATACTTACCAAGTTACCCAACTACAGTAATTTCTTTTAGAAGTTCATCAAAACGTAGTATACACAATGTATCGTGCATTTCTACTGTAGCCTGGCAAACAGTCAGGCTGATGCTCTGTGGGAGGACCCTAACAAAAGGTTTGTTGTCTATAAGATGCCTGCTTGTAAATTAATCTTctcatattatttttatttaatgtaATTTTTGTTATCAATCTTAGTATGTATTATATTAGGATATAAAAGTTCATTTTAAATATGTAACTATAATTTGACACAAACAAAAGCGAGTTAGGGGGCGCGAGAACTTGCAGAAGGTAAATTCGTTCGCTAGATGGCGTGCGCCGCGCAATGTCTGTCAATCGAGTAAGGTGCAGATGCAACAAGGCGAGCAGCTGAGCATCGCTAATGACTTGAGGATGCTTGTGTTCGCAACTGTAGTTGACAGTGTCATGTGTCTCTTTTCGGCAGGTAGTGCAGGTTAATGAGACGCCAATGAAGTCTAAAGATGTATAGTTTTTTAAAGTAGCTACTATGATCTACATTTTTTTCCATTAAAATAGGTGGCTACAAATCGTATCTGGAAATTCGAAAATACGCATAGGATGATTATTTTCTTCAAAGGACCGAAATTAGGAAAGTAAATGTCAGTCAGAAAATATAGATTTGTTTATTGGCACGATACTAGTTTAGATATATAAAACATTTGGTTGTTTCCACCCAAACATTTAACAACATTGTTGTTTGTTTGTCTACACTGGTCTTACGCTTATTCGTTTGCAACGTGACTGTTAATTATATATCTAAACCTGTACAATGCAAACGATACAACATTGATTAACATGGGCTCGACGCGCCGTCACGC from Oncorhynchus clarkii lewisi isolate Uvic-CL-2024 chromosome 30, UVic_Ocla_1.0, whole genome shotgun sequence includes the following:
- the LOC139389918 gene encoding protein DGCR6-like, with translation MESYPAVYEEQNDSTKQQERHYYLLSELQTLVKDLPSSFQQRLSYTTLSDLAQALIDGTVYDIVQGLLDIQHLTERNLYNQRQKLHCEHRALKQDLVRKHKEALQVCKSHNLAVMKTNQQGETEALEIRVREEQRMMDEKIVVEMDQKVIDQQNTLEMAGVPGFYITTNPQELTMQINLLELILKLQQKESQSGVLS